The Rhododendron vialii isolate Sample 1 chromosome 6a, ASM3025357v1 genome includes a window with the following:
- the LOC131330745 gene encoding uncharacterized protein At5g65660-like — MEEEGGRSSRPLMGFPLGLALLVVMLLCMSCLFTCFYHWHKLRSLFIFRPSMHENYSESPRDSDSTAPHSPPKYTAKEEPTQGPNLTVVMPGDQFPKFVALPTPCQTYS; from the exons atggaggaggAAGGAGGAAGATCATCAAGGCCATTGATGGGGTTCCCATTAGGCCTAGCTCTTTTAGTTGTGATGTTGCTATGTATGAGTTGTCTCTTCACTTGTTTCTACCACTGGCACAAGCTTCGTTCCCTGTTTATCTTTCGACCTTCAATGCATGAAAATTACTCAGAGTCGCCACGAGATTCAGATAGTACGGCACCTCATTCACCCCCGAAATACACCGCG AAGGAAGAGCCAACTCAAGGGCCGAACTTGACGGTGGTGATGCCCGGAGATCAATTCCCCAAATTCGTAGCATTGCCCACTCCATGTCAAACATATTCATag
- the LOC131330744 gene encoding transcription factor bHLH93-like has product MEYDGHGFLEELVATTIPIEMNDFDTNKWSFGGFDESTFHVPSSNFPLEPLDQSLNCSINEFYFPFGGDPFQFSAPGVTDTPPFPTPDDCSMSMVENEEKPQMGNGVQMTLEFQSPNNCKLERIQSSEVPVFGAERKNRVKKVDGQPSKNLMAERRRRKRLNDRLSMLRSVVPKISKMDRTSILGDTIDYMKELLDRINNLQEEIQEVDTSNQFNLMSIFKDVKPNEVLIRNSPKFDVERRNMDTRIEISCVGKPGLLLSTVSTLEALGLEIQQCVISCFNEFAMQATCSEELEQRAILSSEDIKEALFRNAGYGGRCL; this is encoded by the exons atggaatATGATGGGCATGGTTTCTTGGAGGAGTTAGTAGCAACAACCATACCAATTGAAATGAATGATTTCGACACTAATAAATGGAGTTTTGGTGGTTTTGATGAGAGCACATTTCATGTACCTTCTTCAAATTTCCCTCTCGAACCACTCGATCAAAGCCTAAACTGCTCAATCAACGAGTTCTACTTCCCATTTGGAGGAGACCCCTTTCAGTTCTCTGCTCCAGGGGTCACCGATACGCCGCCGTTTCCCACCCCAGATGACTGCTCAATGTCAATGGTGGAGAACGAGGAGAAGCCCCAAATGGGAAATGGAGTCCAAATGACGTTGGAGTTTCAGAGTCCTAATAATTGCAAATTGGAGCGAATCCAGTCGAGCGAAGTGCCGGTTTTCGGAGCAGAGAGGAAGAACAGAGTGAAGAAGGTGGATGGGCAGCCGTCGAAGAATCTAATGGCGGAGAGGCGGCGGAGGAAGCGGCTGAATGACCGGCTATCTATGCTCCGGTCAGTTGTTCCAAAAATAAGCAAG ATGGACAGGACATCTATACTTGGAGACACAATAGATTACATGAAAGAGCTCCTTGACAGAATCAACAATTTGCAAGAGGAAATCCAGGAAGTGGATACTTCAAATCAGTTCAACTTAATGAGCATTTTCAAGGATGTGAAGCCTAATGAAGTCCTAATTAGAAATTCACCCAAG TTTGATGTGGAAAGGAGAAATATGGATACCCGGATTGAGATATCTTGTGTTGGGAAACCTGGATTGCTCCTATCAACTGTGTCTACTTTAGAAGCATTAGGCCTTGAGATTCAACAATGTGTGATTAGCTGTTTCAATGAGTTTGCAATGCAGGCCACTTGCTCCGAG GAATTGGAGCAGAGGGCAATTTTAAGTTCAGAGGACATAAAGGAGGCATTATTTAGAAATGCAGGATATGGAGGAAGGTGTCTTTAG